The sequence below is a genomic window from Prinia subflava isolate CZ2003 ecotype Zambia chromosome 11, Cam_Psub_1.2, whole genome shotgun sequence.
GGCAGAAAGGACATCAGGCATGTTTTGAAAGctcttttcatgttttattcatTCATACGAGTTCTTCAGTAGGATTCAACGCACCTATCTCAACCACTTTTTGGTTGTTTACAAGGGCAAGAACACTTCTCTGgagaaaaaattccttccttatGTAGTAATTGATCTGGATTGGATTCCAGAAGTTTCTTCCAGTGCTCAGGAATCAGTTCAATATATTGCAAATATATTTGCAGTAACCATACCGtcctgcaggaaaggaggagtTGGGTCCTAGGCTGTCTCTAAACCTCTGTCCCTAGCAAATTCATCTGAACAAGGCTTAGCTcaaattttctcttctctccacAACTCCTGACTTTCCAAGTGCATCATCTGGACTAATAGATACTGCTCTGGAAAATTGTCAAAAAGAATGCTGAGGCTGCAAATACTCAAACATTAGGAAATGCCAGAAGTAGAACTGTCTGTACAATATTAATTACTTCTTCCTGACACTTCAGTGAGAAAAGGGTATGTGCTGTGATTAATTTGTGAAATTCTTGTCTCTGTTCAGCTCTTCTGCAGCTGACTGCAGAGCACTGCCAGGATTACACAGCACTTCACAAACCAGGGAGACTGAAAGGGcacccacaaaaaaatcccaaaacctgCTTAGCAATGCCTGTGCTGTTTAGCCTGAGGCCAGGCCAGGCAGCAAGGACACCAGGCAGTGTTTTCTAATATGTGCTGAGCCTGTccctgcaacagaaaaaaaacaagcccTGGGTTTCTGTCAGAGCAGACGACACAGGCTCTGGGCAGAGGTGTGCCAGGAACCCTTTCCACCCCCACTATGCACATTCATCATTTGCTTCCCAGCCTCCTAAAGATGCTCTTCTTTACTTCTCACTCCTGTGGCCTGAAACCTTCATTACAAAAGCAGGTTTCCTCATCTGCCCAAAACAATTAAGTTTAATCCCTGTCATCTTAAGTGGAGATGCAGCTCTTGCAAAAGTATTTGTGTTAGAGGAGATCGAGGAAGATTTATGTGAACAGCTACTACTCATGTGTACTGAAAATAGTAAAAAACACAGTAGTGAAACAACTTCCTTGCCTTTTCTCTGATTGTGAACCTCAGCCCAAGCTTTTATGAAATAACTTTGCCTCACTGTATTTCAGTTTGCCCACAGCTCTCACCTAGAAGCAAGAAAACACACTGCCCACAGTGTTTAAAGGATCAGGTTCAGACTAACACTCTTGGTGGGTCCAGACTTATTCAGCTGGACCCAGATTTCTCTCACATTAagcccttttctttcttttcgTGTTCTTCTCTTAAGTTGCATCATAGTCACTGTTATTAATAGGCAACTTCATGGCTTAATTCATCTTAATTCTTGTAATTTTAAGTGTATAAATCATACCCTCACTGACGGGCATGAGAGCATCAGGAGCTTTCAGAAGTCTTTAACTGTTGCAAAACTTGCAAACTTGACAAGTGATTCTGTGCACAAATAAGAAATAGAAGAGCATTCACTTCCTTTTAACCAGACAGGACCAGCTGCTTGAAATGGGGAGATATTAaacaaatgaagaaatgaagTTCTGATGTACACAAGCAGCAAGTGAAGTTAGATAGTTTCATCAGGTAACTCATTTTAAAGTCTCCAATAGCATCAAAATCTGAAGAAATGGCTGGATAAATATCTGCTCAATAGCATAACTCAGTAACACCACAATTTTTGATATACAAATGGAACTGTCAAAATTGGCTGACAAAACCATAAAAGTTATTGAACTTCAAATAGCTTCCCTCAGTTTTTTGTCAACTTAACACTTCAACTGAAAAGTTCATGGAACCATACTGCTGGAAATGATGCTTAtcaattttttctgtttccatttctctGCCCAAAAACCCTAAACAAACAGATAACAGAGGCACACAGACAAGGTTCTTGGCCTCTGATGGCTGCTCCATTTCCACACTTCCTACAAAAGCATCTGCACATGCAGCACACTAAAGCAGAAGTGTTGCATGAAACTGCACAGAAAAGTCAAGTGGTGGCTGCTCAGGAAAGTAAGGCAAGAAAATTCTACGATGTCACGGCTGCCCTGTAAAACTGCCCCTGTGTCTCCTGTTGGAATCTGAAATTATTACAATCCACTGCCAAAAAAAAGACCAATTGTCATCTACACATTTTTCAAGACTGAATCATTCAAGACTGTATTAACCACATTTTGTTTTACCAAtccccacacacaaaaaaaggagcTCATTAGAAAACTGAGTGTCCATGCCTGTAACTCTCAGTTTCTTAAAGCTCAATTCAGTTCTTAAGAAGCCCATGGATAGCATTAAACCTTTATATTTCAGGATTATAACATACATTGATTCCAATCAATAACCTTGATTTTGCAGAAACTTTGACCTGAAAATTTTTCAGTGCAGACTGCAAAATTCAGCAAGCCTGCTCAGAGAAATTATGATAAAATTTTGAAACAAGCAACTTGTACAATGGATTTCCTTTATCTCCTGTTTAGGCTTGAAGATAGTATTAGCTAGGTTCTGGAACAAAGTGTTGAAAAATACTGTGTAATATATCAGTAAGTACAAAAAGTAAGTCTCAAGTTAAAGTTTGCTACACACTGGTACAAACCTCTCTGGTAAACTTCTGGGATCTGCAAATCAGTGAGGATTAAAAGTTTTACCTCTTTCTCCCATTAATTTGTTCTTTTCCACAGATCTAATAGAACCTGTGCATGGTTTCGTCTCCAAAATTTGCACTAGAAGATTTTAAAACTTagcataaaattaaaaaaaattaaaaagaaaagttagaAAACATAATATAATCTGATGGATAGAAAAATAATCTCTCACTAGTGTTCACATATCATAACCTAGGATATGataaaaggggaaaggagatACTTCCAATTATTAAATTACCTTTTTGGTTTTCATATTAAAGACAATAATTTAGCTTTATGCTGAATTAATTCATTCTTTTACAACTCAGAGACCTCAGATATTGTGtagttgtttctttttctataaAGAAACCACACAATAATTGCAATATTTCACaatgacaaaaaataatttcaatttttaactATATGAAACTGCCTGAGGTATTAACATTATACAAAACTCTGAAAACTTCAGATAAGTATTTAATAATTGGCACTTTGACCCTTTATCAAGActaagaaggaaacaaaatactGAATGAAAAAAGAGACTTCACAATTACATATCATAAAGGGTGGGTGTGGCTTGGCTAGCCACAAAGATCACATAGTTTGGTTTTTGAGGAGCTTTGGAAAACTGTAGATTGTCAGAGAGAGATGGCCACAGGAAGCATATCCTTAGAAAGTGTTTGGATTCAGTAGAAGAAACTTCTCCACAAATCCAAATTTTTACAAGtcataccaaaaaaaaaaaaaaagagagagagagagaagaccAAACAATCTAAAAGCCAGTGAGAAGTCAAAATTTTGATAAAATGTTGGGGATTACTGAGATTTTTGTAGCTCTAGTAGCGTGTCTCCTGATTTTGCAGTTCCTCAAGCTGCAATGGATGCGTACCCAGCTCCCTCCAGGACCAGTTCCCCTCCCCATCATTGGAAATTTGTGGCTGCTGAACTTCAAACTTCGCCGAGAAACTCTCAGTAAGGTATTTATCTATCTCTGTGATTGAAAATCAGTTTGAATCTATTTTAACTTAAATTGTGCATTGCATAGAACAGCctaaaatgctatttttttaaaactccagCTTGATTACCAGCCAGTTTCAATGACTCTGAGGACCCTgcactattaaaaatatttctgagtaATAAACAGCACCATTGCTTTAGTCcttgctcttttctctctcttttggtTACATTCTCACAAGCACTGTCATAGAATGGTATTTCATTAGCAGTTTCATTCTGTTTCTGGTTGATATTCAGCCCTGTAAGCCACCTCTAGCAGAGTTCTCCTGGCACCAATGCCATTGGAACATCTCCTTTAGAAGACCAAACATGTACCCtaaacagacatttttttccttccttgtttttaCAGCAAAAAGATTTCTGGTCTACTGTAAACAGGTTACTTctaaaacaaagcaggaaaatctgATTGCTGTTATGTTTACAACACAACCAATCAAAtgaatcaaaattatttttaaaaagtaaggaATTTGCTTCCCACTCTTACAGGAACAATATAAGCATGATGTGAAGAGCaacaacagaggaaaataagaaaaatcctGTGGAAGTTatagaaaagaaagcaagaacatttctttcctttctttgtaagctagagacaagaaaaaaccaTAATTTTGGttcattaataaaataaagacaaaagcTCTGGGATTTTGCCCTTAATAATTTGTACTTTGATTCAGAGCTGACAAAATGacctgctgtttttctttctgtgaaattttcAGAGGTGTTCTTCTGAGAGATGTCCTTAGCATCTATTCCATAAAGAACAATTATCTTCTGCTCCCAAAGCACATTAATAACAGAAcgataatttttttctgaaacctgCAATTCAATTTGATGCCAACAAATGGGTTTAGTTACAActacagaaaactcttaaataGATTGATACTTGAGTGCATGCTTTCCCTGGTTTATAGTTACAAATTTCCTGTTATCAACTCTTCAGTTAACCCACATCTACGGAAACATCTACACTCTGTGGATGGGACAGACACCTCTGGTTGTGCTGAATGGATACAAAGCAGTAAAAGATGGCATCGTCACCCACTCAGAAGAAGTTTCTGGAAGACCTCTCACTCCTTTCTACAGGGATATGATGGGCGAGAAAGGTACGAGATGTTCCACAAAACTGAGATAGAGCAAGGTGCAAAGAAGGAAGATGTTTTCCTGTGCACacacatcagctgctgctggaccagGGCATAACTGGGTTTTCATTGCAAAATGTTTCATGCAGAGCTAAGCATGTCagggaaaaaccaaaaatttcTTGTCTTATAAAACACATCACTGagtctttttcctttctaatgcatccaaagaaatatttccctgGAGAAGTTGCCCTTCAATTGTGTCATTTCTAAACCAGGAGACTGTTCATCCAGAAGATATCTATAGACAAAACTGTTCAGTCCTCACCAAAACCCACTCAGTTTCCAAGGACACATTTATGAGCAGCTGGGTCCAAAACTCAGCTTCTAAAATCTAAAATCATTGTGTCTTTGTTAGTGAAATACAACCTGATCTAAATCAAAATTTGCTTCCTGCAGTGAAAGGATTTCCCTTCCCAGCAATGaattaaatgtttctgtgttttccaggtATTTTCCTGACAAATGGCCACacctggaagcagcagagacGCTTTGGCATGACAATTATAAGAAGCCTGTCACTTGGTAAGAACAATTTGGAGCATCAAATTCAAACAGAGGCCCGTCACCTTGTGGATACCtttgcaaatacaaaaggtaAATTCACTAGAAGAATAACACTTAGagattttcctgaaatattaGGGCTGGTAAAAGTTTCACAGTACATTTTTATAAGTAATATAGATATTGTCGATATTAATAGAAATTTCACTGGCTTCTCAACAGCATTCTTtgcaaaaaaatgttttgtctgCAGAGTGGGCAATataattttgtctttaaataagaagagtttaaaaaatatttgttatcaACACAGCTGGTAATGATTCTTACACTCAAAAAGTATAGAAAAACCCTCCTTAAAATACACAATGTGGGACCTGCTGGAAGTCATTCTAGGACAGCAGGATTTTAGGATTTGGCAGAGGAGGAATCCCAACACAAGGAATGTATCATTCAGTTATCCAAAAAAACTTCTTTTCGAGGTTTGGATGAAATAGAAACCAATAGAATTTTAGCAAGCTGCcaaaataaagcaattaaatataaatatcctGAGCAGCCAAATCCCTCACCCACATCGTGTTCCATGTGAAAACACAGAGGTTGCCTGAGGTCTCCCTCCAACTCTGCTTGGACAAGACCCATCTCTTTTCCGAGAGCAACCTTCACACATCTTAAAATACAGGATAGGAGATGAAAAAATCATCTACCTCGAGTCCCTGTACAGCCCAAAGCTTTACCTACCATGCAATCCCTTCTCAATTTTAAACTTGACAAACACATTTACTCTTTCCAAGAACAACCAGGAGCATTGGACTGAAGTGAGGGATGCATTTTCCATAGGAATATACTTCAAAGGTTGTCCTTGCTATTGAAATATgtacttactttttttttttttttttttaatttaatccttTTCAATGGGAGATGTATTCCAACCTGTTATATGAGCTTTGCCTGTTCagtctgtggaaaaaaaatacacctaTGGTGGGATCGTTATGCTGATACTTGAAAACCAAAAAGAGATAAGTCATTTCAACAGAACTAAGAAATGAAAACCCaaatttttcctgtatttttgttggtggtttgtttttttgtttgtttggggttttttcttagGAGAGGCAGGGTGAGgattgtttgctttgctttttaactGTGAAATCTAGCTCCATATTTGAAGGCATACGCTCTAATTAGCTTCTTGTGTTTCTATGCAACCCAGACCACAagtcaaagaaagaaaaggaaattttacaTTTGTCTTCTCAAAACTGATAATCACTGTATTTTACAAGAGCAAAGAGCAGATTAAAAATTATGATTCTGTGCATTTACAATTCATGCAGTTAATATATATTAAACCAGGTTTCATTTACATGAAATGTTTCTAAAAGTAGTCTGATCCCTTGTTGTTTTTACCATTGAAAAAAAAGTCTACCTAGTTTTTCTTGCTGTAGCCTATTCAGATGTTCTCACAGCACCTCCCATATTCACAGGCAAACCTTTTGACCCCCACACTTCCATCGTCCGTGCAATTGCAAATATCATTTGTGCTGTTGTTTTCGGGCATTGCTTCTCCTGTGAGGATGAATCTTTCAGCAAACTCATCAAAGCTATTTATTTTGTGATCTACTTTCAAGGTACTATCTGGGGCAGGGTAAGAAtctaattttcttcttgttcctTAAGGTGTATTCGCACTTGACAagtcaaaagaaattaaaagtcaGAGACAATTATTcacaaacatttccatttccaaacATACCATTGTTCTACAAGCCACAGTGAAGTAATAAATCAATACTTACCTTGTATATGTAATTATTGGCTTCtaactcttctttttctgtaaacctcatcctaaaattaaaattctagATCATCACTGCTTTTCACAATTTCCCAATGAACAATCATTTGCAGAACATTGTGTATTTAAGATACTTAGTTCTTAAAATGAAAGCAACATctaaaattcaatttttatttagtCTTGCAAATCCAGACATGCAGTTAATTAGAACTAAGTCATCAAATTGATGCTCTTTTGAAAAGATACCTTGCTTCAATTCATAATTCATATTACCATCAAAATCTGAGTTATTCTGAGCTTCCTATAAGATACAGGTTATAACTTCATCACACcagtaagaatattttttaagttcttGAAACCCTAGCTATTGCTTAACTTGTGCAGATTTTGGCACACTGGCATTCTAAAAGACTATCAGGTTCTTCAAAGGGGATGCCTAAAAAAATTGCAGTAAAAAATTCAAGGTTGAGAAAATCTGTTTGTGAGTCAGATTCAGCACTCAGCTACTCACCCATTTTCAGAACTCCTGTTACATTATTAGGCATTGAtccaaaaagtaaaatataatcATGTTCAGAGTATTTAATCTCTCTTACTTGTATCTATTGCCTCTCATCCCAATTTGGTTGCCCAGGTGTTGTGGTGAATTCATAATTATCAGAAACCAGAACTGGGTGTGACattctttgctttctgtgtaACACCACAGGTCTACGATGCCTTCCCATGGCTCATGCACCATCTCCCAGGGCCTCATCAGGAGGTGTTTGCCTACAACGACTTCATGCACAGATTAGTCATGAACGAGGTCGAGGCTCATGAGAGACAGAACACGGGTGATCCACAGGATCTCATTGACTTCTACCTGGCTCAAATAACAAAAGTAAGCATCTGTTTATCACACTCTCTCCCTTCCTTGGCTTCTACGAACACTTGCTGTTCCAATAACTGCCAAAGGATTTTTACATGCATACTCTTTGTGTAGCACTGAAGGTGTTTGATTTGGTTGGCTGCTCACTTATCATCAAACAATGACAGTTTCTATGGGACTGGTGAAATACCTGAAATTATCTATTTCATAGTCTTCTTGTGACTATACCCTGCAGACCAAGGATGACCCTACTTCTACattcaataaagaaaatatgGTTCAGACTGTGGTTGATCTTTTGCTGGGAGGGACAGAAACAACAAGCACCACCCTTCTCTGGGCACTGCTCTACATGGTACAATACCCAGAAATACAAGGTGAGCAAAAGCACTATAAAGAGAACTGCATTCAACATCGCAATGAACATCATTAGTGTATTAGCTCGATTACTTGCAAGAcatcaaaaaaacccttagCTATGCACATGAATGGTGGTACATCAGCAATTGAGATCCAGAAAATGCAAGGTcagtaaatgaaacaaacaggttttgtttcttccccATCTGGTTCACCAGCAAAAGTAGCAGAAATTAGTAATAGCCACAGTTTTACCTCACTAGATAGGGttggaaagacagaaaaacaagttAAAGACATTTCACATGCAACCTACTCTCCTCCTAACCTCCAAAGtagaaaagtttttaaaaggtACCTGATCTGACACATTTATAAACAATGGAAATTATACCTGTCATTTCaaattttaatccattttttgAAACACAGAATTGTACTATCCTCATCACCAAGTAGGATATGTCTTAACTGGGACATCATCCTGTGCTTCGGGGAGGTGCATTTCCTTGATCAACTGAAATCCAAACAGCAGTCAAACCACATGCCAATGCATTTCATAGCaacaaaatttcttttatttctcttgtaCAGGACATTCTCATACAAAaatctgctgggaaaaaaagggggaagagaGGGGGTGGGGAGTGGGAAATCAAAGTATTTTCGTTTGTCCACAGAAAAGGTTCAAAGAGAGATGGAGGCTGTTCTGGAACCCTCCCACGTCATCAGCTATGACGACCGCAAGAAGCTGCCCTACACAAACGCTGTGATTCACGAGGCTTTGCGCTACAGCAACGTCACCTCTGTTGGGGTTCCCCGACAGTGCCTGAGGAGCACAACTCTGCTGGGTTTTCACATTAAAAAGGTACAGAGGATACCCACTGTTTCTTACATCTTTGAGCTGTTAACCTTTAGCATTTATATAACGtagagagaaggaaaatctATGGAAAATAAGgtctctgctgcttcttgcaGGGCACGCTTGTGTTGCCAAATCTGCACTCTGTGGTGTATGACACTGAGCACTGGGCAACCCCTTGGAAGTTCAACCCAGATCATTTTCTAGATTTGGATGGCAACTTTGTGAACAAAGAGGCATTCTTACCTTTCTCAGCAGGTAACACCCTGACCTTGAACATTCCTGCTTGCTGTGTTTTGCAGTAaggtttaaaatatttctaagttctaaaattttaaaaacatacattTATAAAACTGTATTCAACACAGATTTAAAGTCAGGTCTTCTGCTGTAAGAGGCACAGATATTGTTCTTTTACAGCATTTAACTTTACTCAACCAACTCCTTTGGCTTTCTTCTGCAGGGCACCGTGTATGTTTGGGGGAACAGATGGCACGAGTTGAACTCTTCATCTTCTTTACCAACCTCCTTCGAGCATTTACATTCCAGCTCCCCGAGGGAGTGAAGGAAATCAATCTGGAGTACATTTTGGGTGCAATACTGCAGCCACATCCATATAAACTCTGTGCTATTCCACGCTAGTCTGCAACACACTACAATGCTGAGAGACTTCAACCTGTTAGTAAGAGCAGTTCCTTTAAAGACATGTTTCACTATCTCAGTTCTATTCAGATGGAGGTAGCTCAATACAGCAAATTAAGTGTTTTTATTCTGGAGGTCTGACTGCATCTACTGAactttctgaaatgaaaataagtcTACTTGCCAAACTCAAATAATTGAGTcttacacaaacacacagtatttccaaaaaaat
It includes:
- the LOC134556027 gene encoding cytochrome P450 2J2-like; translated protein: MLGITEIFVALVACLLILQFLKLQWMRTQLPPGPVPLPIIGNLWLLNFKLRRETLSKLTHIYGNIYTLWMGQTPLVVLNGYKAVKDGIVTHSEEVSGRPLTPFYRDMMGEKGIFLTNGHTWKQQRRFGMTIIRSLSLGKNNLEHQIQTEARHLVDTFANTKGKPFDPHTSIVRAIANIICAVVFGHCFSCEDESFSKLIKAIYFVIYFQGTIWGRVYDAFPWLMHHLPGPHQEVFAYNDFMHRLVMNEVEAHERQNTGDPQDLIDFYLAQITKTKDDPTSTFNKENMVQTVVDLLLGGTETTSTTLLWALLYMVQYPEIQEKVQREMEAVLEPSHVISYDDRKKLPYTNAVIHEALRYSNVTSVGVPRQCLRSTTLLGFHIKKGTLVLPNLHSVVYDTEHWATPWKFNPDHFLDLDGNFVNKEAFLPFSAGHRVCLGEQMARVELFIFFTNLLRAFTFQLPEGVKEINLEYILGAILQPHPYKLCAIPR